In a single window of the Bradyrhizobium sp. ORS 285 genome:
- a CDS encoding NADPH:quinone oxidoreductase family protein: MKAILCSQYCQPDDLVFADVPDPVAGPGEAVIAIKAAALNFFDILMIQGKYQIKPPFPFSPGAEVAGVIESVGEGVTDLKVGDRVVASCGHNGARQKIALPAASIVKIPDNLDFDRAAGIIIIYGTALHALEDRASPKPGETLAVLGAAGGTGLAACELGKLMGLKVIACASSDEKLEFAKQHGASLTLNYAKEDLKEGLRRLTDGKGADIIFDPVGGTYAEAALRSIAWEGRFLVIGFAAGDIPKMPLNLALLKGCDIRGVFWGAWTRLNPAKNRANLEKLVQWTAEGKLSSHVDRTFPLAQTADALKVLAGRQAMGKVILHP, from the coding sequence ATGAAAGCCATTCTCTGTTCGCAATATTGCCAGCCCGATGACCTCGTGTTCGCCGACGTGCCCGATCCGGTGGCCGGTCCCGGGGAGGCCGTGATTGCGATCAAGGCTGCGGCGCTGAACTTCTTCGACATCCTGATGATCCAGGGCAAGTACCAGATCAAGCCGCCGTTCCCGTTCTCGCCGGGCGCGGAGGTCGCGGGCGTCATCGAGAGCGTCGGCGAGGGCGTGACGGATCTCAAGGTCGGCGATCGCGTGGTCGCGTCCTGCGGACACAACGGCGCGCGCCAGAAGATCGCGCTGCCTGCGGCCTCGATCGTCAAGATTCCGGACAATCTCGACTTCGACCGCGCCGCCGGCATCATCATCATCTACGGCACGGCGCTGCACGCGCTCGAGGACCGCGCCAGCCCGAAGCCAGGCGAGACGCTGGCCGTGCTCGGGGCCGCCGGCGGAACCGGACTTGCGGCATGCGAACTCGGCAAGTTGATGGGGCTGAAGGTGATTGCCTGCGCCTCCTCGGACGAGAAGCTCGAATTTGCCAAGCAGCATGGTGCCAGCCTGACGCTCAACTACGCCAAGGAGGATCTGAAGGAAGGCCTGCGCCGGCTGACCGACGGCAAGGGCGCCGACATCATCTTCGATCCGGTCGGCGGCACCTATGCCGAGGCGGCGCTGCGCTCGATCGCCTGGGAAGGCCGCTTCCTGGTGATCGGGTTTGCCGCGGGTGACATTCCGAAGATGCCGCTCAACCTGGCGCTGCTGAAGGGCTGCGACATCCGCGGTGTGTTCTGGGGCGCCTGGACCCGGCTCAATCCGGCGAAGAACCGCGCCAATCTCGAGAAGCTCGTGCAGTGGACCGCCGAGGGCAAGCTGTCCTCGCATGTCGACCGCACCTTCCCGCTGGCGCAGACCGCCGACGCGCTCAAGGTGCTGGCGGGTCGCCAGGCCATGGGCAAGGTGATCCTGCATCCCTGA